The window TTGCTCGGTCTACCTCTCTGTAAATAACGTCCATATAATCAGGGTTATTCATTGGATAAAGGGCGAATTGGGAAGATACATATTGCTTCGTTATGTCATTATTCGCGACTTCATCTCCTTTGTCCAAATACACATCACCCGCAGAATCACCAGGACAACCTGCGGAAAAAGTACCAGATAAAGCAACGTGCACACCTGTTTTAGCGGCATTCAAAGTAATCGCTTTTGCCACATTAAATACATGTAATTGTTTCCCACGAATGACCGTTGACACGTCATCTGTATGCATCCACACATTCGAAGTATCCGTCTCCTTCAAAGCATCTTTAATCACCTTAATAAAATCATTTGTCATCGGATGTAACGAAAAACGAAATCCGATAATTGGGCTTAATCCACATTCCATTTATAAAACCTCCCTATATATTTTCATAAAAAAAGACCACATCCGTGAAGATGCAGTCACTAATCCAATACAAAAATATTAGGAAAGTCACCGCACTTCCTCACGCAGGTATTATCCTGATCGAGTAATAAGGGATCGGAGCTAAAAAGCTCTCATCACAGCCAAAGTGGGCACCCCTAGTGCAGAAAACGGTATGTAGTTTTTTTAATGTGCCCAAAGTATAACGTAGCTTTTTAAAGATGTAAATATGTTTGCAAAAATTCATACTTTCGTCCATGCTTTATTAAACACAACTATTTGGGTGCTGGGTGACTCATACTACTGACCGAAATGGAGGAACACCGGAAAGAAGCAGAGAAACACCCGAAAGTACAAAAGTAACACCTGAATAAATAAATTAAAGGGGGAAGAAGTTTTGGACAAATTATACATTACACGTAAACTACCTGAGGAGATTGTAGAGCCCTTAAGAAAAAAATTCGATGTACAAATGTGGCATAGCGAAAGCATTGCTATGACATATGATGAAATAAAAACAAATGCCAAAGAAGCACATGCTTTATGGACGATGCTATCTGATAATATCGATCGTGCACTAATAGAAAGTCTTCCAAATGTAAAAGTAATAAGTAACTTTGGTGTTGGCTATAACAATATAGACGTAGAGGCTGCCAAGGAGCATAGAATCATTGTTACTAACACACCTGGTGTACTAACAGAGACAACAGCAGACTTAACAATTGCTTTGCTATTGGCGACAGCCCGTCGAATTACAGAGGTTGAACAAGAAATTCGTGCAGGTAATTGGACTTCCCGGTCACCGATGCAATATACAGGAATGGATGTATTCGGTGCTACGCTTGGAATTGTTGGAATGGGTCGCATAGGGGAAGCAGTTGCTAGGCGTGCGAAAGGCTTTGACATGAACGTGTTATATCACAATCGTACTAGAAAACCAGATGCAGAAGAAACATATGGTTTTACTTATGCTGAATTAGACGACTTATTAAAGCAATCTGATTTTGTCATTCTGTTAACTCCACTAACACCAGAAACAAAGGGACTTATAGGTGAACGTGAACTAAACCTTATGAAGGAAACAGCAGCAATTATTAATGTCGCACGAGGTGGCATTGTTGATGAACAAGCTCTTTATGAAGCACTAGTATCCAAAAAAATATGGGCTGCAGGACTTGATGTATTTGAACAGGAGCCTGTACCGATGGATCATCCTTTATTGACATTACCTAACGTAACTGTGTTACCCCATATCGGTAGTGCCAGTATAAGAACACGTTTAGCAATGATGCAATTAAATGCAAAAGATATAGAAGCAGTGTTAGAAAACAGAGAACCTCAAAATCGTATTGTATAATGCTTAAAGAGTGGTCCTAATATATAAGGACCACTCTTTCTTTTTCACTAATTAATCAAACTAAATATCTCTCAATTGTAGATCAAATTACCTCTGATAATCCTTCTCTAAAGTAGAAAATTCAAAAAATCAAAGATTGAATCTAAGTGCCTATACAAAAACACGTAAATTTCATAATAAATACCATAAAAACAACGCATATAGATCATATAGTTAGATCTAAGTATTCAGAATTATTTAATAGTACATGTTGCTAATCCAATATTCATTGTACCTTAAACATAAGTGGGGGAAAACGAGCGTGATCGTAAATATATGAAAAATATTAGTTATTTAATATTTTCTAAATTTTTGACTAGGAAATAGATGTGTTATAGTCTAAATGATGGAGAGGGGTGGAGAATATTTTCAATATTAATAACGAAAGTCCTGTAAATAATTCGTATATAGAAATAAGTGGCGAATACTCTGGGTTAATAGTAGTGCTTTCGGTCGTCATAGCAGTAGTGGCATCCTATACGGCCCTGTCATTGAATAACCGAGCAAGAGAAAATAGTTTTTTTCATAAGAATTTCTGGTTATTGCTTGCCTCTATCTGTTTAGGATTTGGTATATGGTCTATGCATTTTGTAGGGATGGGTGCTTTTTCGTTACCAGTATACATGGATTACAACAATATTATTACGTTAGTTTCAATTATTCCTGCTATGCTAGCATCATTTATAGCTTTCTATTTGGCGAACCTTCCAAGACGAAACGTTTGGTCATACATTTTCGCTGGGATTGCAATGGGGGCAGGAATTTCCTCCATGCACTATATAGGGATGTATGCGATGGAAATGGATGCTGTCTATACTTATGACAGCCTACTGTTTGTAGCATCTATTTGTATTGCAATTATTGTTTCTGTAATTGCAGTCTACATTTTTTCAACGGTCCAAGCGTATAAGGAAAATTATATAATTCAACTTTTAATATCCTTAATCATGGGATTGGCTATCTCTAGTATGCATTATACAGGCATGGCTGCTATGCACTTTTATATTCCAAAAGGGTATGAATTGGACTTTGAGCATATCCATATGACGGAAATGTATGGACTAGCAATTATTGTGACGGTGGGTATGGCAATGATTTTGGGAATATTATTACTATCTAGCTTGATAGACCGTTACATCCAGTACCGTGCAAATTATTATGATGCATTAACACAATTACCAAATCGCCGGTTGTTTGAGAAAAAACTTCAGTCGCCTAAGGTTTTAGCTGTTTGGCATATACATGACTTGGAATATATTAATAGAGAGTTCAATTATGCTTTCGGTGATGATATGATTCGCGCGTTAGTACATCTCTTCAAATCTAAGGCACCCTCAAAGATAGAGACTTATCGAATAGAAGGGCATCGTATTGCTCTAATAGCTAGGGATGTGGATAGTGCAAAACAATTAATAGATGCTTTGAAGGAAATAGCAGATGTTCTTCGTCAACCTATACGCGTTAGAGACCAAGAAGTTTTTTCGTATGGCGTATGTGCAATATCTGAAGCAGATCATTCTGATAATACTTCTACTATTTATACAAATGTACTTGCGGTACTAAACTACCCATCTATTACGTATAATCATGATATTGTTTACTTTGACCCCAATATACATACGTATACATTTGAACGTGAAATAGCAGAAGACATCAATAGAGCTATGAGAGAAGATGAATTATTTCTCGTTTACCAACCGAAAGTTCGCATAACCTTTCAAAACATTGCAGGTCTTGAGACATTATTAAGATGGGATCATCCGAAGTATGGTGTTCTTTCACCTGCTGTTTTTATTCCTATTTTAGAGGAATATGATCGTATGATTAATGTGACAAATTGGATAATCGACAAAGTGTGTCAACAAATAGCTAACTGGAAACAAGATAATATTTCATTTAAGCAAGTTGCTATCAATATTCCAGGGGATTATGTAACTTCACCGCTATTATTAAAGGTATTAACACAAAAACTGAATGATTATGGTCTGGAACCCCCGCAGATAGAATTAGAAATAACAGAGAATAGTTTTGTTAAAAATATGGAAGAAGCTATGAGAGCGGTAGGAGCGTTTAGACGAGAAGGTTTCTCTGTCGCATTGGACGACTTTGGCACTGGCGTATCATCACTTTCTTATTTAAAGCAAATGCCGATATCCACCTTAAAAATAGATAAATCTTTTATAGATGATGTACCGATATCACCTAAAGATTCAGCAATTGTTCAAGCTATTATTACATTAGGAGAATCATTAGACTTAAATGTGGTCATCGAAGGAGTAGAAACGAAGGAGCAAGTAAATTTCTTAACAAACACTAGTAAAGACCCTATTTTTCAAGGATATTATTTTGCAAAACCGATGAAGCCTCTTGACCTTATTAAGTGGTATCAAGGAACTATGATATAGAAGCCAGAGTGGAAGGATGAATTCTTTCTATTTCTGGTTTTTTATTTTTCCATAAAAATTCAATGGCTTTTGGACATAAAAAGAGGGAAGTAATACTATAAAAGTATAGGAGGTGCTTATGAAGTGTCTAGATATGAGATAGAGCAAAACCTTACAAACATCGATATGAAGGCTCTTATTCCGTTAATAAGTAAGGAATTTAGAAAATACTTTACTAAAAATATTAAAGCGTTATATCACTATACAAACTTAGAAGGCGCACAAGGGATAATTAGCGATAAAACCTTTTGGGCTTCGCATATAAAGTTTATGAATGATTCTAAAGAATATAGTCATGGGCTAGAGGTCTGTGAAAGTATCGTACAGAAGCTCATTCATGAATTACCGGTAGAAAATCCTAGAAGAGCATACTTAGAAGAGGTTTTTACAATTCTAGAGGAGCAGGATACAGATATTTTTGTCGTGTCATTTTGCGAAAGTGGAGACCTACTAAGTCAGTGGAGAGGATATAGCAGAAGTCAGCATGGAATCTCAATTGGCTTTGACTTTTCATCCTTATTCGATGTTTCCTTTCATTTAAGTGAAGAAAACTTTTTTCCTCGAAAGGTGATATACGATCATAAGCTGCAAGAGAGAATTATTCGCAGAATTATAAACGTCTCGCTCATTAGCCTAGAGCTAAGCGAAGTAAAACCACAATTCTCGCCAAAGGAAGTGGCAAGAACGATTGGATACTTTCTTCCACTTTTTAAACATGCTACTTTTTCAGAGGAAAAGGAATGGCGAATTATTGTGACGAACTCCAAGAGTATGCCGTATCAGCATGAGCTCAAATTTCGTGCGCGAGATAATATTATTCTTCCATATATCGAGTTAGAAACACATAACAAAGTACTTCAAAATGACAATAGGCTTCCTGTCAATCAAATCATTATAGGCCCTTCTGGAACCAATGAATTCACAGCACGAAGTATTAATTATTATTTGAAAAATGTTGGATACCCAACTGTACCTATTAAACTTTCCCATATTCCTTATCGATAATAAGAAAAGCGGCAGACGCCCTCTAATTCAACAGCGGTGACAGGATGAAATTACCACTACTTTAACTTAATCTAATTCTATTATTACAGCGATAAGCTATGCAAAATATTATTGTTGAGAACTACACCCTTTATAGATTGAAGGCGTGCCCGCGGAAAGCATCCGCCTGAAACGACTCGGGCTGTATTGAACAGATGATGAACAGGAAGCAGATTCTTTTTTTATAACAAAGTGAAACCTATTACAGTGTAAAAGCGTAAATATGGTATAAAAATTAAAGGAGAAGTGCTTATGTCATTTTTCAATAAAGTATTGGCAAGTATCGGAGTTGGCGGGGCTAAAGTAGACACTAAATTAGAAAAGTCAGAGTTTACTGCTGGAGAAATCATGCAAGGTGTAGTGGAGGTAAGTGGTGGAAACGTAGAACAACAGATTGATGCGATCTACTTAACGCTAAATACAACTTATATTCGTGAATCGAATGATCGAAAATACACGGATGTAGCGGCTATTCAAAAACATAAAGTTACTGAACCTTTTACAATTGGAGCAAATGAAAAGAAAGTAATCCCCTTTTCACTAACACTTCCTGAAGACGCACCAGTTACTTATGGAAGCACCCGTGTATGGGTTAGCACAGGACTAGATATCAAGAATAGTGTAGATCCTACAGACAAAGATTATATTAACGTACGACCAACGAGACTAGCGACACATATTTTAGAGGCAATTGAACAACTTGGATTTAAAATAAGAAAAGTTGAATGTGAGAAAGCCTCCTATAAATTAGGTAGTCGATATCCGTTTGTACAAGAATTTGAATTCGTTCCGGTTAGCGGTTCCTATAGAGCAAAACTAGATGAACTAGAAATCCTATTTCTGTCTCAGTCCGCTCAATCAGCTGAAATTTTAATGCAGGTTGACCGAAGAGCAAGAGGTCTCGGGGGACTGTTAGCAGAGGCATTTGAAATGGACGAGAAATTCATTCGATTAACGATCAATGCACAAGACATTCCAATTATTAAAGACAAACTAAAGAGAGCTATAGGGATCTAGCGCATAATTCATTCAAAATGCATATAAAATAATAAGCACCTCCAACTATTTTTAAAATGGTTGGAGGTGTTTTGATGAATGAATCCTCTTTACTCAACATCCTTGTAGACTCAGACGTCGCCAGTCAACTGGTTGGATTTCAATTTAATTTTTCCCACTTGCCTGAAGGGCATTCTGGAGATGATGCACCTCTGCTTGTATTTTAGAGAATCCAATGATGTTGGGCATCTCTTTTGTAGATAATATTCGCTCTTGCTCCGCTGATTTTGCCAACGTTTCAAACACGAGAAGTATTTTAGATAAATCGCTATCAGATAGTACGGGGCGACTTTTGTATTTAGCAGAGGAATCTAGTAAATATCCAAGGTGGTCAATTGAATGGATTGCTGGAAATAGCAAATCTAGCTTTGTATTGTTTCGTGGTATTTCCCCTAATGCTGTAGAATATACAATTTGTAAATTAGCTAAGTTTGTTCGCATTTTTATACGCTCTTTTGAATGCTCAGGCTCCACTAATGATGGTCCCTGTGAGAACAGAGTAAGTAAAAATTGCTGTTCACTACGAATTGTTTTAGCCATCGTATGAGCAAGTAGACTAGCTGCACTCTTTCGGTTCATCAAAAAAGCCCCTATGAGCCCAATGGCACTCCCTATTAGAACATCAATCACGCGAGCGGAAGCAAAATAGGAGATATCATGAATTTTAGTAGTACTCTCAGCTAGCAGAAGAGCATTAGGTGTGATGAATAAAGCTGCAATTCCGTAATTCAGTACTATGGCAAGCTCTGTTAGAAATGTTAGGAAGAAAATAGCAATTGCAATAATATAACCTTCGGGTTGAAAGTATAGAATTAATGTCGCAGTTAATATTCCAATAATTGTCCCTAAAGATCGCTGAATTGCACGGTGAAAGGTTGCCATAATAGTTGCACCTGATAGGACTGCTGCGCACGATAGTGTAACCCAATAAGAACGGTTAAAATCAAATGATTGCGCGATAATAGCGGCTACAAACAATACAAATCCATATCGAAAAGCGTTTAAAAATACTACAGAATTTTTATCAAATGCCCCATCTAATACAACTCTTAAAGAGGGCTTAGGAATAACTATTTCTCGTTGAATGACAGACATTGATTCACTTGCAATAATAGCAGCATCTTTAACTAAATCATGTAAAATAGTTAAATCATTTGTAATTCCATCCTCTAGAATTTTTATTCTAGATTTTGAGTTATCAAGTGATTGGCCAATAGAGCGGATTGATTCACTCAACTCAATAGGTAATCGCTGTTCACTTGATTCCATTTTCTCAATGATGTGTAGAAAGATGTTATTCGCCTTTTCGTTTAGTAAATATAGTCGTTTATAGGGTTCTGTTACCCGCCATGGAATATAACCAGACTGTATTAAATCACCTGCTGTTTTTAAAGCAGCAATAATTTTTGGTTTGGATTCATTTAATGGATTGGATCCAACTAGCTCTATGAAGTCAGCTAGCTCCAAATACACTTTTTTCACGGCCATCCTTTCGGGTCCATGAGGATTATTTAACCAACCACTCATCCCCATAATCCATGAAAATGCTCCACCTAAGAATACAAGTCCCGCTCGAATAGGAGCAAGTTCAGGATCAACTGGCATACCAGTAGCCATTAAAAAGGTTAGGACAAAGAAAATAGCAGCTGGTCCAGTGATTCTTAGTGCTCCAAATAAGAAAGTGACAAGAGCCCCAATAATAGCGACCGATATTGCAATCAAAAAGGTATAGGGAGCAAGTAAAGTTCCTAGTCCCATAACAAATGATAGTCCGATTACAGCAAATAATAATTTTTTGGCTCTAAGAGCATAAGGGATATTAAACACATATAGATAGGTCAAGCCACCGATTCCTGCTATCAGACCGTATTCCAAGTTTCCAAATAAGAATCCAATGAGGACTGGTAAACCTGCACAAACTCCTGCAGTAAAAGCTTTTAGCCAAGGAAGTGGGTTTTTATTCACGGTAAATGCTTGTTTAATGGCTAAAAGTAGCGTATCCATTACTGACTCAGTAAGTTTATGTTTCAAGTGGATTCCCCTCCTTTATCATGGTTTAAGAAAACTAATTATACTGCTGATATTATGAAAATAAAATTATAGGTTCTAACTGTATAAAGTAGAGCGAATGTCCAATATAACTAATTTATGTTGTGCGTATTTTAATGAAATATCCTCTTTTTTGACATCAAACTAACCATTGGTTACAATATAACCGATGGTTAGTTTGATGGGAAGAGGTCATATAATATGAAAAGTAAACAAGAGCAACGCTCAGAGGAAACCAAAAAGTTGATATTGGAATCTGCGGCAAATTTATTTGCCAAAAAAGGATATGATGCAGTAACGATTCGAGAGATTGCAAAGGATGCGGGCTGTTCACATACGGCAATTTATCTATATTTTAAAGATAAGGAAACATTACTTTATCAACTTTCATTGCCATCCTTGAATCAATTACATCAAAAATTGAAGGCTACTTCACAGATGGATTCATTATCATCTGAAAGCAAGCTAAAAGAAATTAGCTTAGAGTATATTTCCTTTTGTTTAAAAAACCGCAATATGTATGATATTTTTTTCAACGCTAAATCCTCGAGAGTAGATGAAAAGCCGGAATTAGAGGTCAACCAACTTAGATTTGAAATCTTTGAACTATTGAAATCGATTATCGGGGAGAATCTCTCCATTTCAAATGATGAACAACTTTTAGCATTTTCTCGAATTTATTATTACCAATTGAATGGGGTATTGAGCACTTACTCCTATCAGCATGAACCGCACGATGTTCTAATGGAAAGATTGGAACCAACATTTAACCTAGCAATAGAAATTTTACTTTTAGGTTCTCAAGAAAAATTAAAGTAAGGGGTAATGACGATGCAGGTGAAAAAGATTTCCGAGCATATATGGAGCTTGAAAATGTGGGTGATCATTCCAATCCATGTATGGATAGTAGTCGATGAGGAAGGAATTACATTAGTAGATGCAGGAATGCCAATAATGACAAAAGGAATCATGAACTTTATGGAACAACTAAATGCCGGTACTTTACAGAGAATACTCTTGACACATGGTCACTCCGATCATGTTGGGGCGGTAAAGGGAATTTTGAAAAAGTATAAAGTTCCAGTGTATGCTCATCAAATTGAAATCCCTTATATGGAGGGCGAAGCCGTTTATCCAAAACGAAAAAAGTTGGAGAATAATCTTCCAAAAACATTAACGAGATCACTATTAGAAGAAGACTCACAAAAATTAAAGCAAATCGGGGGACTTACCCCTTATTTCACACCAGGTCATTCTCCAGGTCATGTAGTCTATTACCATGAACAAGACCAAGTACTATTAGCTGGAGATCTGTTCACATCTAAAAAGGGAAAGCTCAAGCAACCTATGCCTGCTTTCACAGCAGATATGAAGCAAGCCGTAGAAAGTGCAAATATTATAAGCCAATTAAAACCAAAGCAGCTAGAAGTGTGTCATGGAAATACAGTGTTTCAACCTTACGATCAACTAGAGGAATACATAAAAACTATGGAGAGAAAGCTAGGGGGTCATTAGGGTTGTTGATATTCAAATATACGGTATTTGGAATGTTTTTTGCTATGGAGCTATTTACGCTAGGTGCTTTTTCTTACTGGGGCTTTCACATGAACAAAGGATGGTTCATCAATACTGTATTTGGAATAGGAACACCCTTACTAGTTGCAATATTTTGGGGAACATTCATTGCTCCGAAAGCCACTTTTCCGGTGACAATTCCTATTCGAATACTACTTCAAATAATCGTATTTGCCCTTGCTACCACTGCACTAATTACGGCAGGAAAAGGTAAGTTGGCTATTATATTTGGTTTTATTGTTTTAACGGAAATGATTTTAATGTACTCCATAGAGGAATGAAAAAGTATAACGCCCGAACTATTATCTAATGGTTTGGGCTTTTTTTACAGGTTTTTAAACATCTCACTAAGCTATTAAGCGGATACATTGGACAGATTAAGTGGAGTATTCGAGAAAAACTCTTAGAAGGAAATATTGGAAGCTATGTAGAATTAAAGGATATACAATTGTTGAAAAGAGGGAGTAATTATTTGGTGGAATGGTGAAATTGTTGAACAGATAATGATAGTTTTTGGATGGATCGTAATTGGCATAATTGTCTCGCGTCTATATAAAATGCAATTGGAGAAGCCTGTGATTTGGAAAGTAATCGTAGTTCTTCTCATAGGTCTATTTACATTTTCCTTGAACTTGGATTTTCTTGGCCAAGTAGTACAGATTTCTATCCTTCCTCTTGGCGTGTGGATTTTATACTGGTCTTTAAGAAAGAATGAACCAGCCTGGCAAAAGTATCGACCATTTGCTTGGTTAGGCTTTGTGGCTAATTATATTTTATTGATATTCCTATTGGTTGGAATACCGCTAAATCATCTTCTTTACCAGGGAAATAACCTAAGCACGTATATTTCTAATGTGGAGGATGCCTATATTATTAATACGCATCCAACGGCAAACAAAAGCTCTCTTATTAAGGGAAACTTAATAGCCTCTATACAAGATGCTAAGCAACAAGATTACTTCAGTGATAGTTGGTACAACGAGACACTTATAGGACCAAATAAAACAACTGAACGCTTT is drawn from Psychrobacillus sp. INOP01 and contains these coding sequences:
- a CDS encoding YkoF family thiamine/hydroxymethylpyrimidine-binding protein, whose amino-acid sequence is MECGLSPIIGFRFSLHPMTNDFIKVIKDALKETDTSNVWMHTDDVSTVIRGKQLHVFNVAKAITLNAAKTGVHVALSGTFSAGCPGDSAGDVYLDKGDEVANNDITKQYVSSQFALYPMNNPDYMDVIYREVDRAKERGVFNESMHYASGIHGDIHDVFAFYEEAFTNARSEEYKHLVMTVSMSINSPSHGGL
- a CDS encoding D-glycerate dehydrogenase, which gives rise to MDKLYITRKLPEEIVEPLRKKFDVQMWHSESIAMTYDEIKTNAKEAHALWTMLSDNIDRALIESLPNVKVISNFGVGYNNIDVEAAKEHRIIVTNTPGVLTETTADLTIALLLATARRITEVEQEIRAGNWTSRSPMQYTGMDVFGATLGIVGMGRIGEAVARRAKGFDMNVLYHNRTRKPDAEETYGFTYAELDDLLKQSDFVILLTPLTPETKGLIGERELNLMKETAAIINVARGGIVDEQALYEALVSKKIWAAGLDVFEQEPVPMDHPLLTLPNVTVLPHIGSASIRTRLAMMQLNAKDIEAVLENREPQNRIV
- a CDS encoding EAL domain-containing protein, with product MENIFNINNESPVNNSYIEISGEYSGLIVVLSVVIAVVASYTALSLNNRARENSFFHKNFWLLLASICLGFGIWSMHFVGMGAFSLPVYMDYNNIITLVSIIPAMLASFIAFYLANLPRRNVWSYIFAGIAMGAGISSMHYIGMYAMEMDAVYTYDSLLFVASICIAIIVSVIAVYIFSTVQAYKENYIIQLLISLIMGLAISSMHYTGMAAMHFYIPKGYELDFEHIHMTEMYGLAIIVTVGMAMILGILLLSSLIDRYIQYRANYYDALTQLPNRRLFEKKLQSPKVLAVWHIHDLEYINREFNYAFGDDMIRALVHLFKSKAPSKIETYRIEGHRIALIARDVDSAKQLIDALKEIADVLRQPIRVRDQEVFSYGVCAISEADHSDNTSTIYTNVLAVLNYPSITYNHDIVYFDPNIHTYTFEREIAEDINRAMREDELFLVYQPKVRITFQNIAGLETLLRWDHPKYGVLSPAVFIPILEEYDRMINVTNWIIDKVCQQIANWKQDNISFKQVAINIPGDYVTSPLLLKVLTQKLNDYGLEPPQIELEITENSFVKNMEEAMRAVGAFRREGFSVALDDFGTGVSSLSYLKQMPISTLKIDKSFIDDVPISPKDSAIVQAIITLGESLDLNVVIEGVETKEQVNFLTNTSKDPIFQGYYFAKPMKPLDLIKWYQGTMI
- a CDS encoding DUF2971 domain-containing protein codes for the protein MSRYEIEQNLTNIDMKALIPLISKEFRKYFTKNIKALYHYTNLEGAQGIISDKTFWASHIKFMNDSKEYSHGLEVCESIVQKLIHELPVENPRRAYLEEVFTILEEQDTDIFVVSFCESGDLLSQWRGYSRSQHGISIGFDFSSLFDVSFHLSEENFFPRKVIYDHKLQERIIRRIINVSLISLELSEVKPQFSPKEVARTIGYFLPLFKHATFSEEKEWRIIVTNSKSMPYQHELKFRARDNIILPYIELETHNKVLQNDNRLPVNQIIIGPSGTNEFTARSINYYLKNVGYPTVPIKLSHIPYR
- a CDS encoding sporulation protein, translating into MSFFNKVLASIGVGGAKVDTKLEKSEFTAGEIMQGVVEVSGGNVEQQIDAIYLTLNTTYIRESNDRKYTDVAAIQKHKVTEPFTIGANEKKVIPFSLTLPEDAPVTYGSTRVWVSTGLDIKNSVDPTDKDYINVRPTRLATHILEAIEQLGFKIRKVECEKASYKLGSRYPFVQEFEFVPVSGSYRAKLDELEILFLSQSAQSAEILMQVDRRARGLGGLLAEAFEMDEKFIRLTINAQDIPIIKDKLKRAIGI
- a CDS encoding FUSC family protein → MKHKLTESVMDTLLLAIKQAFTVNKNPLPWLKAFTAGVCAGLPVLIGFLFGNLEYGLIAGIGGLTYLYVFNIPYALRAKKLLFAVIGLSFVMGLGTLLAPYTFLIAISVAIIGALVTFLFGALRITGPAAIFFVLTFLMATGMPVDPELAPIRAGLVFLGGAFSWIMGMSGWLNNPHGPERMAVKKVYLELADFIELVGSNPLNESKPKIIAALKTAGDLIQSGYIPWRVTEPYKRLYLLNEKANNIFLHIIEKMESSEQRLPIELSESIRSIGQSLDNSKSRIKILEDGITNDLTILHDLVKDAAIIASESMSVIQREIVIPKPSLRVVLDGAFDKNSVVFLNAFRYGFVLFVAAIIAQSFDFNRSYWVTLSCAAVLSGATIMATFHRAIQRSLGTIIGILTATLILYFQPEGYIIAIAIFFLTFLTELAIVLNYGIAALFITPNALLLAESTTKIHDISYFASARVIDVLIGSAIGLIGAFLMNRKSAASLLAHTMAKTIRSEQQFLLTLFSQGPSLVEPEHSKERIKMRTNLANLQIVYSTALGEIPRNNTKLDLLFPAIHSIDHLGYLLDSSAKYKSRPVLSDSDLSKILLVFETLAKSAEQERILSTKEMPNIIGFSKIQAEVHHLQNALQASGKN
- a CDS encoding TetR/AcrR family transcriptional regulator, whose protein sequence is MKSKQEQRSEETKKLILESAANLFAKKGYDAVTIREIAKDAGCSHTAIYLYFKDKETLLYQLSLPSLNQLHQKLKATSQMDSLSSESKLKEISLEYISFCLKNRNMYDIFFNAKSSRVDEKPELEVNQLRFEIFELLKSIIGENLSISNDEQLLAFSRIYYYQLNGVLSTYSYQHEPHDVLMERLEPTFNLAIEILLLGSQEKLK
- a CDS encoding MBL fold metallo-hydrolase codes for the protein MQVKKISEHIWSLKMWVIIPIHVWIVVDEEGITLVDAGMPIMTKGIMNFMEQLNAGTLQRILLTHGHSDHVGAVKGILKKYKVPVYAHQIEIPYMEGEAVYPKRKKLENNLPKTLTRSLLEEDSQKLKQIGGLTPYFTPGHSPGHVVYYHEQDQVLLAGDLFTSKKGKLKQPMPAFTADMKQAVESANIISQLKPKQLEVCHGNTVFQPYDQLEEYIKTMERKLGGH
- a CDS encoding YrdB family protein, with amino-acid sequence MLIFKYTVFGMFFAMELFTLGAFSYWGFHMNKGWFINTVFGIGTPLLVAIFWGTFIAPKATFPVTIPIRILLQIIVFALATTALITAGKGKLAIIFGFIVLTEMILMYSIEE